The following coding sequences lie in one Mucilaginibacter sp. KACC 22773 genomic window:
- the crtD gene encoding 1-hydroxycarotenoid 3,4-desaturase CrtD, which yields MKALIIGSGIAGIATAIRLAVQGHQVEVFEANSYPGGKLSEFEQDGFRFDAGPSLFTMPQYVDELFTLAGKNPKDFFCYQKLDKVCRYFYEDGTQLNAYADTEQFAAEVSNVTGEPVASVKKYLANSATIYNITNHVFLEQSLHRLKTFLRRDTAKSVLGLPGIDAFRTMHKANAGYFKDDRLVQFYDRYATYNGSNPYAAPATLNVIPHLEQHYGAYFPVGGMYSITGSLVKLAGLLGVVFHYNSKVDEIVLDDRKAIGLKVGGNIINGDVIISNMDVWFTYQRLLKSYPGLFPKRILGQERSSSALIFYWGISRRFPELDLHNIFFSTDYKAEFDHIWKDKNIFHDPTIYLNISCKYKPDDAPGRCENWFTMINVPANVGQEWDTLIATARENILKKLTRILGDDIESLIVSETMLDPRRIQTKTSSYQGSLYGASSNSRFAAFLRHANKSSKIENLYFCGGSVHPGGGIPLCLLSAKIVSGWIADDFSPTS from the coding sequence ATGAAAGCATTAATCATCGGTTCGGGCATAGCGGGCATCGCGACAGCGATAAGGCTTGCGGTGCAAGGGCACCAGGTTGAGGTTTTTGAGGCGAACAGCTATCCTGGCGGTAAACTATCTGAATTTGAACAGGATGGTTTTCGCTTTGATGCCGGGCCAAGCCTGTTTACCATGCCGCAGTACGTGGATGAGCTTTTTACCCTTGCAGGTAAAAACCCTAAAGATTTTTTTTGCTACCAGAAGCTGGATAAAGTTTGCCGGTACTTTTATGAAGACGGCACCCAATTAAACGCTTATGCTGATACTGAGCAATTTGCCGCCGAGGTAAGTAATGTTACCGGCGAACCTGTTGCATCAGTAAAAAAATACCTGGCCAACAGTGCAACTATCTACAATATAACCAATCACGTTTTCCTGGAACAATCGCTGCACAGGCTTAAAACATTTTTGAGACGGGATACTGCAAAGTCGGTTTTGGGGCTACCGGGAATAGATGCCTTCCGGACAATGCACAAGGCCAACGCGGGCTATTTTAAAGATGACCGCCTGGTGCAGTTTTATGACAGGTATGCCACTTACAATGGATCAAACCCGTATGCAGCCCCGGCTACCCTGAACGTGATACCGCATTTAGAGCAGCACTATGGGGCTTATTTCCCCGTCGGGGGTATGTATAGTATCACGGGCAGTTTAGTTAAGCTGGCCGGATTATTAGGGGTTGTATTCCACTACAACTCAAAGGTTGATGAGATTGTGTTAGATGACCGCAAAGCTATCGGCCTTAAGGTAGGAGGTAACATCATCAACGGAGATGTCATCATATCCAACATGGATGTTTGGTTCACCTATCAAAGGCTGCTTAAGTCGTATCCCGGGTTGTTTCCTAAGAGAATCCTTGGCCAGGAGCGTAGCAGCTCGGCGCTGATATTTTACTGGGGTATCAGCAGGCGGTTTCCAGAACTTGATTTGCATAACATCTTTTTCAGCACCGATTACAAAGCCGAGTTTGACCATATCTGGAAGGATAAAAACATCTTTCATGATCCTACTATCTATCTCAATATCAGCTGTAAATACAAGCCGGATGATGCCCCCGGCCGCTGCGAAAACTGGTTTACCATGATCAACGTACCGGCCAATGTGGGGCAGGAATGGGATACACTGATTGCCACCGCCCGCGAAAACATCCTCAAGAAACTCACCCGTATTTTGGGCGACGATATCGAAAGCCTCATTGTTTCCGAAACCATGCTCGACCCGCGGCGTATCCAAACCAAAACTTCATCGTACCAGGGCTCGTTGTATGGCGCCAGCAGCAACAGCCGGTTTGCGGCATTTTTGCGGCATGCCAATAAATCGTCCAAAATTGAAAACCTGTATTTTTGCGGCGGGAGTGTCCATCCGGGCGGCGGGATTCCGCTCTGTTTACTCTCGGCAAAAATCGTAAGCGGGTGGATTGCCGATGATTTTTCTCCAACTTCTTAA
- a CDS encoding dipeptide epimerase, with product MELTYQPFELQLKHTFTIAKFSRTTTPVMLVQVKHEGFTGYGEASMVPYMGESHQSATEFLSKVDIGRFSYPFDFGSIIGYLDSIAPGNPAVKAAIDIALHDLDGKIKGQPCWQLFGSNPALMPVTSFTIGIDTPEMIIKKVKEAEGFKVIKVKLGRDTDKELISTIRSVTNVPLYVDANQGWTDLQQSLDMTYWLQEQGVQLIEQPMLKTDPDSNAWLTERSPIPIIGDEAVQRFEDVEKAKGVYTGINIKLMKSAGMYEAKRMMNKARELGLQIMIGCMTETSCAALAGLALAPQCDWVDLDGPFLVSNNPYQMPGFADGKYILNNDPGLGIHTNFN from the coding sequence ATGGAACTGACATATCAACCTTTCGAATTACAACTTAAACACACTTTTACCATAGCCAAATTTTCGCGCACCACCACGCCGGTTATGCTGGTGCAGGTAAAACATGAGGGCTTTACCGGTTACGGGGAAGCATCAATGGTGCCTTACATGGGCGAAAGCCACCAAAGCGCCACCGAGTTTTTAAGTAAAGTTGATATAGGCCGGTTTAGTTATCCATTTGATTTTGGGTCGATAATAGGTTATTTAGATAGTATAGCGCCTGGTAATCCTGCAGTAAAGGCGGCCATTGACATCGCCCTGCATGACCTGGATGGCAAAATTAAAGGGCAGCCCTGCTGGCAGCTTTTTGGCAGCAACCCGGCCCTAATGCCCGTAACCAGTTTCACTATCGGCATTGATACGCCCGAGATGATCATCAAAAAGGTAAAAGAGGCCGAAGGTTTTAAAGTGATTAAGGTAAAGCTTGGCCGCGATACCGATAAAGAACTCATAAGCACCATTCGTTCGGTTACAAACGTGCCATTATACGTAGATGCCAATCAGGGCTGGACAGATTTGCAGCAAAGCCTGGATATGACTTACTGGCTGCAGGAGCAGGGTGTACAACTGATAGAGCAACCCATGCTTAAAACCGACCCGGATAGCAATGCCTGGCTCACAGAGCGCAGCCCTATTCCCATTATTGGTGATGAGGCCGTGCAACGCTTTGAGGACGTAGAGAAAGCCAAAGGCGTATACACGGGCATCAACATCAAACTCATGAAATCGGCCGGGATGTATGAAGCCAAACGAATGATGAACAAAGCACGCGAACTGGGCCTACAAATTATGATTGGTTGCATGACCGAAACCAGTTGCGCCGCATTGGCCGGTTTAGCCCTCGCCCCCCAATGCGATTGGGTTGACCTGGACGGCCCCTTCCTGGTAAGCAACAACCCCTACCAGATGCCCGGTTTTGCCGATGGCAAGTATATCTTAAATAACGACCCCGGATTGGGGATTCACACCAATTTTAATTAA